In Streptomyces sannanensis, the DNA window ACAGTGAGCCGAACCCGGGTCGGGTTCAGGTTCTCCACGGCGCTCTTCACGGTTCGGTCTCCTTGTGGCTGATGCTCGGATTCTGCTGGGCCTGATCGGCTTCAGCGGATCGCGCCCGGAAGACTTGAGACACACGGGCACGCAGCTTGCATAGTAACCGCAAGCCCGAAGGGCCCCACAACGTGATCTTGCTGGTGGTCGGGGTGGCGGGATTTGAACCCACGGCCTTCCGCTCCCAAAGCGGACGCGCTGCCAAGCTGCGCCACACCCCGTTCGGTGCGACACGTAGGGTACATGCCCGCGGGCTGTACGTCGGTTCGTTTGATGGGGTGTGCGGAGAGGCCCTCCGACCCGCTAACATGCTCCTCGTGCTTGCGGGCGTAGCTCAATGGTAGAGCCCTAGTCTTCCAAACTAGCTACGCGGGTTCGATTCCCGTCGCCCGCTCTGAACGGCTCAGGGCCAGGTCGGAGGTTCAGTCCTCCGACCTGGCCCTGAGTGTTTCCGGGGCTTCGTTCTGTTCTTCGCGTCGCCCGCCGTGCGCCCCTCGGGCTTTTGATCTTTTGCTTCTTCTTGGCCTTCGGCGCTTCCTCCGGCCCTCCCTCACGAGGCCGCTCATCACGTCGGCGATCAGCCGGTCCCGGTCAGCGCTCGCGTCCATCGCGGGAGCAGCAGCGTCGATCTTGAGCAGCCTCCGGGTGGCCCGGCGTCGGCTCGCTCGGCGCAGGAGGGCGACTCCATCGCCGTGACGGCGCGCAGGCAGTCGTCCGTACCGGATTCCGGATGCGCTCGAAGGAGTCCTTGACGTGGCGCGACCGCCCGGGCGGACGCAGGCTTGAAGCGGTGACGAGGGGGCCCGCACGGGGTCACCGGGACCGCCGCCGGGCGGGCTTGCATCAACCGACGACCCGCCCAGGGAGCAGAGCGCATGATCCAGCCGGCCGATATCCGCGAATGGCGCAACCGGGACGTCATCGACCCGAAGCGAAACAAGATCGGCGCCCTCGAGGCCGTCTACGTGGACACCTCGACCGACGAGCCGGCCATGGCCACCGTCCGGACCGGCCTGCCGACGCGGCAGCGCCTCATCTTCGTCCCGCTCGACGGGGCGATCGTGGGCCCGGACTACGTCAAGGTCGCGTACGACAGGAGGCTGGTGAAGAAGGCCCCGTCCATCGGCACGGACGATGTGCTGCCCGTCGAGGAGGAGGAGGCGGTCTTCCGGCACTACGGCATGCCCTACCAAGTCGGAGCCAAGGGGGAACGGCAGCTCGCGCGCCGCTGACCCCCTCATGAAGGGTGCGCACGCACATGGTGATCTTTCTGTTGCTCGTCCTCGCGGCGATCACCCTGGGACTCATCGGCACCACGGCGGAAGGCCTTGGCTATCTGCTGATCATCGGCATCGTCGTACTGGTGATCGCCCTTGCCTACGGCGGCGTGCGCCTGACCCACCGAGTCCGGGGTCGCCCCGGCCGGTGAGCGCATGAGCAGACGGCGCCGCCGAGGGGCCTCGGGAGCGCGTCGCCGTTCAGCGCCGCTTCGCTCGCGTCCTGTCCACGAGCGAGACGCCGAGCGCCGCCAGGCCGATCTGGATGAGCCATTCGGTCCAGTCGATACCGCTTGTCTCGGCTACACCCAGCGACCGGGCGATGGCGGAACCGGCCAGTGCGGCCGCGATGCCGATGAGGATCATGAGCAGACGGGCAGGTGTTGACGCCCCGGCAACACCAGGCGCCCCAGCAAGCCTCCATG includes these proteins:
- a CDS encoding PRC-barrel domain-containing protein; protein product: MIQPADIREWRNRDVIDPKRNKIGALEAVYVDTSTDEPAMATVRTGLPTRQRLIFVPLDGAIVGPDYVKVAYDRRLVKKAPSIGTDDVLPVEEEEAVFRHYGMPYQVGAKGERQLARR